One genomic segment of Photobacterium sp. DA100 includes these proteins:
- a CDS encoding prepilin-type N-terminal cleavage/methylation domain-containing protein → MPRHDYRKSAGFTLIELIIVIVLIGIISVTAASRLFGRSGFDAVLARDQAIAIARQIQLVGMNSPVDPTTPNTCLALVVNPAEFGSQECASNSHSTRKLTAENDRVNFIYFDGANHQPSAAIYFDMLGRPSVVNNQQLQRICTASSCRVTMTSRNGEQASLCINSEGYINDCTL, encoded by the coding sequence ATGCCCCGACACGATTACCGAAAAAGCGCCGGTTTTACGCTTATCGAACTCATCATTGTCATCGTGCTGATTGGGATTATCAGCGTGACGGCGGCCTCGCGTCTGTTCGGCCGCAGCGGCTTCGATGCGGTGCTGGCCCGCGACCAAGCCATTGCCATTGCCCGCCAGATCCAACTGGTGGGGATGAACAGCCCCGTCGACCCAACAACGCCGAATACCTGTCTGGCCCTGGTGGTTAACCCGGCCGAATTTGGTAGCCAGGAGTGTGCCAGCAATAGCCACTCGACCCGCAAGTTGACGGCCGAGAACGACAGGGTCAATTTCATCTATTTCGATGGTGCCAACCATCAGCCCTCTGCCGCGATTTATTTCGATATGCTCGGGCGTCCGTCGGTGGTCAACAACCAGCAACTGCAGCGTATCTGCACCGCGTCGAGCTGCCGGGTGACGATGACGTCACGCAATGGCGAGCAGGCGAGCCTGTGTATCAACAGCGAGGGGTATATCAATGACTGCACGCTCTAA
- a CDS encoding prepilin-type N-terminal cleavage/methylation domain-containing protein: MTARSKISRPRTSHTLLTLGNQSGFTLIEGVITIVILGIAMVTLTSFLFPQVERSATPYYQTRAAAIGNAFLNEILSRQFDEYSDPFGDSQVRCGETHEGKTYTCSEPNESGVWPIDKESEYFDYVLPGSSLPAGKGLVVAIANDVDDFHGCWGDLSLCHERYNHNRLPWRGAIENLVGDQVAESGTYNNMTVSVAVSYDSRFDTAYPEETPFPHQHKRVVVEVDTGRYGKYDFVAYRSNY, from the coding sequence ATGACTGCACGCTCTAAGATTAGCCGTCCTCGCACTTCCCATACGCTCCTAACACTTGGTAACCAGAGCGGTTTTACCCTGATTGAAGGGGTTATCACCATAGTGATCCTGGGGATTGCCATGGTGACCCTGACCAGTTTCCTGTTCCCGCAGGTCGAGCGTTCGGCCACGCCGTATTACCAGACACGCGCGGCGGCGATCGGCAATGCCTTTCTCAATGAAATCCTCTCGCGCCAGTTCGATGAATATTCTGACCCGTTTGGCGATAGCCAAGTGCGCTGCGGCGAAACCCATGAGGGGAAAACCTATACCTGCAGTGAGCCCAACGAGAGTGGCGTATGGCCGATAGACAAGGAGAGCGAGTACTTCGACTATGTGCTTCCCGGCAGCTCGCTGCCAGCCGGAAAAGGCCTGGTGGTGGCGATTGCCAATGATGTCGATGATTTCCATGGCTGCTGGGGGGACTTGTCTCTTTGCCATGAGCGCTATAACCACAACCGGTTGCCATGGCGCGGGGCGATAGAGAACCTCGTGGGTGATCAGGTGGCAGAGAGCGGCACTTATAACAATATGACGGTCAGCGTTGCAGTGAGTTACGACTCTCGCTTCGACACGGCGTATCCGGAGGAGACGCCTTTTCCCCATCAGCACAAGCGTGTTGTGGTCGAAGTCGATACCGGCCGCTACGGTAAGTACGATTTTGTCGCCTACCGGAGTAATTACTGA
- a CDS encoding prepilin-type N-terminal cleavage/methylation domain-containing protein, whose protein sequence is MVKRTAMKMSQGFSLMEMIIALVILGIISLAIGSYLQLGAEGYVSTVSRDRVQSQARFALEKMTREIRHAAPNSLVTSSQFSVAPTGRCVSFYPIHLAGFTLGNTRTTNVELVPTIGSESEWQAVESGDQLALAVGLGNAAEYALQPYKIRSVDAGAAGSGTVLVNVSAPLENRSPANRAYVYGQPVSFCLEANVLRRKSGNSSVVIAEQVSGFDVAVNGKGLENNSMVHINLAFQDGRTGEHFRYEHTVQVINVL, encoded by the coding sequence ATGGTTAAGCGCACCGCAATGAAGATGAGCCAAGGCTTCTCGTTGATGGAGATGATCATTGCCTTGGTGATCCTCGGCATTATTTCGTTGGCTATCGGCAGCTATCTGCAGCTGGGGGCGGAGGGCTATGTCAGCACCGTTAGCCGTGACCGGGTTCAGTCTCAGGCCCGTTTTGCCTTGGAGAAAATGACCCGCGAAATTCGCCATGCGGCCCCCAACAGCCTGGTGACCAGCTCTCAGTTCAGTGTGGCACCGACAGGGCGCTGCGTAAGTTTTTATCCGATTCACCTGGCCGGTTTTACCCTTGGCAATACGCGGACCACAAATGTTGAGTTAGTGCCTACTATTGGCTCGGAGTCTGAGTGGCAGGCGGTCGAGAGCGGTGACCAGTTAGCGTTGGCGGTTGGACTCGGGAATGCTGCAGAGTATGCCCTGCAACCTTATAAAATCCGCAGTGTTGATGCCGGAGCGGCAGGAAGTGGGACGGTATTGGTCAATGTCTCGGCTCCGCTTGAGAATCGCTCGCCTGCGAATCGGGCTTATGTATACGGCCAGCCGGTATCGTTCTGCCTGGAGGCCAATGTGCTGAGGCGAAAGTCTGGTAATTCCAGTGTGGTTATTGCCGAGCAGGTCTCGGGGTTTGATGTGGCCGTCAATGGCAAGGGCTTGGAAAACAATAGTATGGTGCATATTAATTTGGCTTTTCAAGATGGCCGGACGGGTGAGCACTTTCGCTACGAACACACAGTGCAGGTGATCAATGTTCTATAG
- a CDS encoding MshP protein → MFYSRQRGSALVVSLFIITVMGAFAAAMIRIDWSGQDTTAREVFSTRAWYAAHSGNEIVLSKLFPLGRKASEPLACDQTYNFNQEAELFSCQALQVVCKSYAYKDNGKPAKKYQLESTATCGTGQFTTTRTQEVWAKDLKQ, encoded by the coding sequence ATGTTCTATAGCAGGCAGCGCGGCAGCGCGTTGGTGGTATCGCTGTTTATTATTACCGTGATGGGAGCTTTTGCCGCCGCCATGATCCGTATTGACTGGTCCGGGCAGGATACCACGGCCCGTGAAGTGTTCTCGACCCGTGCCTGGTACGCCGCCCATTCCGGCAACGAAATCGTATTGAGTAAACTGTTTCCGCTCGGGAGGAAGGCATCGGAGCCCCTGGCCTGTGACCAAACTTACAATTTCAACCAGGAAGCCGAGCTGTTCTCGTGCCAGGCATTGCAGGTTGTCTGTAAAAGCTATGCCTACAAAGACAACGGCAAGCCAGCGAAGAAATACCAACTAGAAAGTACCGCAACCTGCGGCACTGGGCAGTTTACAACGACCCGTACCCAAGAAGTGTGGGCGAAGGATTTAAAACAATGA
- a CDS encoding DUF6701 domain-containing protein produces the protein MKNIIFILVTLFYSLNTLAAMSCPENTNHGFTIGFHIDNPFSQQTGFSYVKSTHSHGNKEKELQYIWTNNRSFSSYNKIIDHYMETSGTYDVVLDFAPDSHGYGLLTYYVNDGINGWRKEESKEIYFLKQGAITVSSIQMELDCDAQVPDVEPEYSLDAKFQFGVQNCTSSECEIPINNASEYTIKPLVFLMPTIEQGSPDNDPPATMAVKSVDLLQGKVVIEQISPAGMGPAEQMSRISYLIMEPGRANFYGKEVIAGYVDTTEYQAASGNGRGWERGIKFSDWGGTTIFNPVVLTQQQALNRDDIFSTSAIKGVTRQDLDLALELGRGTDEPSNKRRVAFLASSEGTGVTSSGMKFEFGLKHNLSQAGTLAQSCQNLRIPFANQYIGQPGVVGMKQTRNGGDGGWIRRCELTPTDFSFVFDEDTLDSRKHRTAEDIGFFAFELPQQDIELDICKYVPQELVSNAYPAGVPHGSLNITPGTGSNVYLKSPQLDGNKKNWFAYLAYQGGESCINPDGSAALCKADPQKVFDNYPPQLEPFEVVSGSLNCTANCELFRDNNYQNVSIGSGAILTLNEGEYWFENIDFLGAGARLEVNGKAIVHYKTMRFSSGDIYINAPAGVGGTSENLLFIGHGNNSAIYLNGGVNNSLIYAYFYIEGVNYVGADGNLVQSIGFDIAGSDNEVAGGIASHSVAISGWRNSVRGRTELQCGGGSPNYTLIVTPTTDLSLTCDLQEVEFTVMDSGGIATDFDGQLRITTNLSRSGQAQWFSNSNGTGAGTDASLPYIATPVAGKVKLWMKSDFVGKVEVTGVIVDDDADPAFSSLSFVPFRFDINGGRIPVVAGKPASITIKAKSCRDDSNSDVAVGYHGKRTLKFATTYISPSQGMTSTNSHLLQLKAPEHTQWQQQEVELTFDRGVADAQLRYFDAGKTALTVHDPNCTLEQGCEILPQSRMLTRSNIGNWTRLEGTQSVWSRPYTFASCNAGEHLIESANGTAYSRDAFVSAGETFNVKAKPVIWLAGDAENIDSNGNATSMVDSSNMCSRAVTPGFYASDAPQATVALSIPSGEGIKPHSPTEAGAVSGTLTSAPLSNEAIKNSDFTAKWDEVGSIELRASTQGEYLGMAMNVGYRPVGRFYPYRFAIVSAESSKQYPYGQSFVYMNQPMPARFKVEAQNEKGDPTNNYGYFAPTKQVGLEIAAIDTAVEPGLVNDLGGRIDWGGLPNAWQKSWEGAYTTVNWFDLAFKREVKSAASQDKALTTEPDGPYDVALGIMREALSVGMAERIGYPAIDVDRVLFPCDLVPDGCRDADSRGVMEFASFNTRYGRMVLDDVAGRFDSELSIPLRVEYWDGVDFVTNKQDSRAAFDGKLLCKQILSQSDTDVTSTSYTQGSGNVQSGETRSGEFVAVPTDVKDDDGNAVIYREQVRFWQKVVSDKPKAIDNEPEIRCEAGSSANGSSYQPWLTFDWRGKGDESPHSTVTFGAYRGNDRVLYRGEKGINTMLD, from the coding sequence ATGAAAAACATTATTTTTATATTGGTCACTTTGTTTTATTCGCTAAATACGCTGGCGGCGATGTCATGTCCGGAAAATACAAATCACGGATTTACCATTGGCTTTCATATCGATAACCCTTTCTCGCAACAGACCGGTTTTTCGTATGTAAAATCTACCCATAGCCATGGTAATAAAGAGAAAGAGCTGCAATATATTTGGACCAATAACCGCTCTTTTAGTAGTTATAACAAGATTATCGATCACTATATGGAGACATCGGGTACGTATGATGTCGTTTTGGACTTTGCTCCTGATAGCCATGGTTATGGCCTGCTTACATATTATGTAAATGATGGTATCAATGGCTGGCGAAAAGAAGAAAGTAAGGAGATTTACTTTTTAAAACAAGGGGCTATTACGGTCTCCTCTATCCAGATGGAACTTGACTGTGATGCACAGGTTCCTGATGTTGAGCCAGAGTATAGCCTAGATGCCAAGTTCCAGTTTGGTGTGCAAAATTGCACATCCAGTGAATGTGAAATTCCAATTAACAATGCTAGTGAATACACCATTAAACCATTGGTGTTTTTGATGCCGACCATCGAGCAGGGTTCGCCAGATAATGATCCCCCGGCAACAATGGCCGTGAAATCGGTCGATTTGTTGCAAGGAAAAGTGGTGATCGAGCAGATCTCTCCCGCTGGTATGGGGCCTGCCGAACAAATGAGCCGGATTAGTTATTTAATCATGGAGCCTGGCCGAGCTAATTTTTATGGCAAGGAAGTGATTGCCGGCTATGTTGATACGACTGAGTACCAGGCGGCTTCTGGCAATGGGCGGGGTTGGGAGCGAGGGATAAAATTTTCCGACTGGGGCGGGACGACTATCTTTAATCCTGTGGTTTTGACCCAGCAGCAAGCGCTAAACCGAGATGATATTTTTTCAACGTCGGCAATTAAAGGTGTTACCAGACAAGATTTGGATTTGGCTCTGGAGCTGGGACGTGGCACCGACGAGCCATCGAATAAACGACGGGTTGCTTTTTTAGCAAGTAGTGAAGGGACGGGAGTGACAAGCTCCGGCATGAAGTTTGAGTTTGGTCTTAAACATAATTTAAGCCAGGCCGGAACCCTCGCGCAGTCTTGCCAGAACTTACGGATCCCTTTTGCTAATCAGTACATCGGGCAGCCGGGTGTTGTGGGTATGAAGCAGACGCGAAATGGCGGTGATGGTGGTTGGATCCGCCGTTGCGAGCTAACACCAACTGACTTCAGCTTTGTTTTTGATGAAGACACTTTGGATAGCCGCAAGCATCGCACCGCGGAAGATATTGGCTTCTTTGCTTTTGAGCTTCCACAGCAGGATATTGAGCTTGATATTTGTAAGTATGTGCCACAAGAGTTGGTATCTAACGCTTATCCGGCTGGGGTGCCCCATGGTTCGCTGAATATTACCCCGGGAACCGGCAGTAATGTCTATCTTAAATCTCCGCAGTTGGATGGAAACAAGAAAAATTGGTTTGCTTATCTTGCATACCAAGGCGGCGAAAGCTGTATAAATCCCGATGGCAGTGCCGCGCTATGTAAAGCAGACCCACAAAAAGTGTTTGATAACTACCCGCCTCAACTCGAGCCGTTTGAGGTTGTTTCTGGTTCATTAAATTGTACGGCGAACTGTGAACTATTCCGTGACAATAATTACCAGAACGTAAGCATTGGTTCGGGGGCTATCCTTACGCTGAATGAAGGTGAATACTGGTTCGAAAATATTGACTTTCTGGGAGCCGGGGCACGCTTGGAGGTTAATGGTAAAGCGATTGTCCATTATAAAACAATGCGATTTTCCAGCGGGGATATCTATATCAATGCACCGGCAGGAGTCGGTGGAACCAGCGAGAACTTACTCTTTATCGGCCATGGTAATAACTCGGCGATTTACCTCAATGGTGGGGTTAATAACTCACTGATTTATGCTTACTTCTATATTGAAGGCGTTAATTATGTCGGGGCTGATGGTAACCTCGTTCAAAGCATCGGTTTTGATATTGCAGGTAGTGATAATGAAGTCGCCGGAGGTATCGCTTCTCACAGTGTAGCGATATCGGGTTGGAGAAATAGTGTTCGTGGTCGCACTGAGCTGCAATGCGGTGGTGGCTCGCCAAATTATACGCTGATAGTGACACCAACTACTGACCTATCTCTTACCTGTGATCTTCAGGAGGTCGAGTTTACTGTCATGGACAGTGGCGGGATTGCAACCGACTTTGATGGCCAGTTAAGAATCACAACCAACTTGAGCCGTTCGGGCCAGGCACAGTGGTTTAGCAACAGCAATGGTACCGGCGCGGGAACGGATGCCAGCTTGCCTTATATCGCAACTCCTGTTGCAGGTAAGGTCAAACTATGGATGAAGAGTGATTTTGTCGGCAAAGTTGAGGTGACTGGTGTGATTGTCGATGACGATGCCGATCCGGCCTTTTCATCGCTAAGCTTCGTGCCTTTCCGGTTTGACATTAATGGTGGCCGTATCCCCGTCGTGGCCGGTAAACCTGCCAGTATTACGATTAAGGCAAAATCGTGCCGCGATGATAGCAATAGCGATGTGGCGGTCGGCTATCACGGCAAGCGTACATTGAAATTCGCTACGACCTATATCTCGCCAAGCCAGGGGATGACAAGTACCAACAGCCATCTGCTGCAACTTAAAGCGCCGGAGCACACTCAATGGCAGCAACAGGAGGTGGAGCTGACGTTTGATAGGGGCGTTGCCGATGCCCAGCTGCGTTATTTTGATGCGGGCAAGACTGCGCTGACTGTCCATGATCCTAACTGCACCTTGGAGCAGGGCTGCGAGATTCTGCCGCAAAGCAGGATGTTGACCCGATCGAATATCGGCAACTGGACCCGCCTCGAGGGGACACAATCAGTCTGGTCGCGACCGTATACCTTTGCTTCGTGCAATGCGGGTGAGCATTTAATCGAGTCGGCAAACGGCACGGCATATAGTCGTGACGCATTTGTTTCTGCTGGCGAGACGTTCAATGTTAAGGCAAAACCTGTCATTTGGCTTGCCGGTGATGCTGAGAATATTGATAGCAATGGCAATGCAACCTCAATGGTCGATAGCAGCAATATGTGTAGCCGGGCGGTCACGCCCGGTTTCTACGCCAGTGATGCCCCGCAAGCAACGGTTGCGCTCTCCATTCCGTCTGGAGAAGGCATCAAGCCGCACTCACCGACCGAGGCGGGGGCCGTCAGCGGTACCCTGACCAGTGCCCCGTTAAGTAACGAAGCGATAAAAAATAGCGATTTTACTGCCAAATGGGATGAGGTAGGCAGTATTGAGCTACGGGCATCGACCCAAGGCGAGTACCTGGGGATGGCAATGAATGTGGGCTACCGCCCGGTAGGCCGTTTTTATCCGTATCGATTCGCCATCGTATCGGCAGAGAGTAGCAAGCAATACCCATATGGTCAGTCGTTTGTCTACATGAACCAGCCAATGCCAGCCCGCTTCAAGGTTGAGGCTCAAAATGAAAAAGGGGACCCAACCAATAACTACGGTTATTTTGCGCCGACCAAGCAAGTTGGCTTGGAGATCGCGGCAATAGATACAGCGGTCGAACCGGGGTTAGTCAATGACTTGGGTGGGCGCATTGACTGGGGCGGTTTGCCTAACGCTTGGCAGAAGAGTTGGGAGGGGGCTTACACCACAGTTAATTGGTTTGACTTGGCCTTTAAGCGTGAGGTCAAAAGTGCCGCTTCACAAGATAAGGCGCTAACCACCGAGCCGGATGGCCCTTATGATGTTGCCCTGGGGATTATGCGTGAAGCGTTGAGTGTGGGGATGGCTGAGCGTATCGGCTACCCGGCAATCGATGTGGACAGGGTGCTGTTTCCTTGTGATTTGGTGCCGGATGGATGTCGCGATGCCGATTCGAGGGGAGTGATGGAGTTTGCTTCTTTCAATACTCGCTATGGCCGCATGGTGCTGGACGATGTCGCCGGCCGTTTTGATAGTGAACTGTCTATCCCGCTTCGAGTTGAGTACTGGGATGGTGTGGACTTTGTTACCAACAAACAAGACAGTCGTGCCGCTTTCGATGGAAAGCTGTTGTGCAAACAAATTCTTTCCCAGTCTGACACTGACGTGACAAGCACCTCGTACACTCAGGGATCAGGAAATGTACAATCAGGGGAGACTCGCTCCGGCGAGTTTGTTGCGGTGCCAACCGACGTGAAGGATGACGACGGTAATGCTGTGATTTATCGTGAGCAGGTGCGTTTCTGGCAGAAAGTGGTTAGCGATAAGCCAAAAGCGATAGATAATGAGCCTGAGATCCGCTGTGAGGCTGGATCGTCAGCGAATGGCAGCAGCTATCAGCCGTGGTTGACCTTCGATTGGCGCGGTAAAGGCGACGAGAGTCCGCACTCGACAGTGACCTTTGGTGCCTATCGCGGCAACGATCGGGTACTTTATCGCGGCGAAAAGGGCATTAATACAATGCTCGATTAA
- a CDS encoding rod shape-determining protein has protein sequence MFKKLRGMFSNDLSIDLGTANTLIYVKGQGIVLDEPSVVAIRQDRAGATKSVAAVGHDAKQMLGRTPGNIAAIRPMKDGVIADFYVTEKMLQHFIKQVHDNSLLRPSPRVLVAVPCGSTQVERRAIRESAQGAGAREVYLIDEPMAAAIGAGMPVSEATGSMVIDIGGGTTEVAVISLNGVVYSSSVRIGGDRFDEAIINYVRRNYGSLIGEATAERIKHEIGSAYPGDEVREIEVRGRNLAEGVPRSFTLNSNEILEALQEPLTGIVSAVMVALEQCPPELASDISERGMVLTGGGALLRDLDRLLTEETGIPVVVADEPLTCVARGGGKALEMIDMHGGDLFSEE, from the coding sequence ATGTTTAAAAAACTTCGTGGCATGTTTTCTAATGACCTGTCTATTGACTTGGGTACAGCCAATACCCTTATTTACGTCAAAGGACAGGGCATCGTACTGGATGAACCATCAGTAGTAGCGATCCGCCAGGATCGTGCCGGAGCAACCAAGAGTGTGGCCGCTGTCGGTCACGACGCCAAGCAGATGCTGGGCCGTACTCCGGGTAATATCGCGGCAATCCGTCCGATGAAAGACGGTGTTATCGCGGACTTTTATGTTACTGAGAAAATGCTGCAGCATTTTATCAAGCAGGTACATGACAATAGCCTGCTGCGTCCAAGCCCACGAGTTCTAGTTGCGGTTCCTTGTGGCTCTACTCAGGTTGAGCGCCGAGCTATCCGTGAATCTGCCCAGGGGGCCGGTGCACGCGAGGTGTACTTGATCGACGAGCCAATGGCGGCGGCGATCGGTGCGGGCATGCCAGTTTCTGAAGCAACCGGCTCGATGGTGATCGATATCGGTGGTGGTACCACAGAAGTAGCGGTTATCTCGCTGAACGGCGTGGTGTACTCATCGTCTGTCCGTATCGGTGGTGACCGCTTCGACGAAGCTATCATCAACTACGTGCGCCGTAACTACGGCAGCTTGATCGGTGAAGCGACCGCAGAGCGCATCAAGCACGAAATCGGCTCGGCTTACCCGGGCGATGAAGTTCGTGAGATTGAAGTTCGCGGCCGTAACCTTGCTGAAGGTGTGCCTCGCAGCTTTACCCTGAACTCCAACGAAATCCTAGAAGCGCTGCAAGAGCCGCTGACAGGTATCGTATCGGCGGTAATGGTGGCTCTTGAGCAGTGTCCGCCAGAGCTGGCATCGGATATCTCCGAGCGCGGTATGGTACTGACCGGTGGTGGTGCGCTACTGCGTGACCTAGACCGCCTACTGACCGAAGAAACCGGTATTCCAGTGGTTGTGGCCGACGAGCCGTTGACTTGTGTTGCCCGTGGCGGCGGCAAGGCCCTGGAAATGATCGACATGCACGGTGGCGATCTATTCAGCGAAGAATAA
- the mreC gene encoding rod shape-determining protein MreC, protein MKPIFGRGPSLQLRLFLAILLSVGLMLADSRLDAFANVRYLLNSAISPLQYAANLPRDLLGGVSGQFSSHRRLLAENKALQRDLLVQQSDVLLLEQLKQENQRLRELLGSPFVRDEKKLIAEVMAVDSDPYSHQVMIDKGRVDGVYEGQPVINEKGIVGQVSYVGAHNSRVLLLIDPSHAIPVQVVRNDIRVIASGSGQIDQIQLEHVPSSTDIEVGDLLVSSGLGGRYPEGYPVANVTEFSFDNKRPFAQIKARPTVQFDRLRYLLLVWPTPRETLTEGEFNSGK, encoded by the coding sequence ATGAAACCTATCTTTGGCAGGGGCCCCTCCCTGCAACTGCGCCTGTTTCTTGCCATTTTACTGTCGGTTGGCCTTATGCTGGCCGACAGTCGTCTTGACGCCTTTGCCAACGTCCGTTACCTGCTCAATTCGGCCATCTCCCCGTTGCAATATGCGGCTAACCTGCCGCGTGATTTGCTCGGCGGTGTCTCCGGACAGTTCAGCTCGCACCGGCGTCTGCTGGCAGAAAACAAAGCCTTGCAACGTGATCTGCTGGTTCAGCAGAGTGATGTCTTGCTGCTCGAGCAGCTGAAACAGGAAAACCAGCGCCTGCGTGAGCTGCTGGGCTCGCCGTTTGTCCGTGATGAAAAGAAGCTGATTGCCGAGGTAATGGCGGTCGACTCCGATCCGTACAGCCATCAGGTGATGATCGACAAGGGGCGGGTAGACGGTGTCTATGAGGGCCAGCCGGTGATCAACGAAAAGGGGATTGTCGGTCAGGTCTCGTACGTAGGGGCTCACAACAGCCGGGTGCTGCTGCTGATTGACCCGTCCCATGCGATCCCGGTGCAGGTTGTGCGCAATGATATCCGGGTGATTGCCTCGGGCAGTGGCCAGATTGACCAAATTCAGCTGGAGCATGTGCCAAGCAGTACCGATATCGAAGTGGGCGACTTGCTGGTGAGTTCGGGGTTGGGTGGCCGTTATCCGGAGGGCTATCCGGTGGCCAACGTCACGGAGTTCTCGTTTGATAACAAGCGCCCGTTTGCTCAAATCAAAGCAAGGCCGACGGTACAGTTCGACCGTCTGCGCTACCTGCTGCTGGTATGGCCGACCCCGCGTGAAACCTTGACTGAGGGAGAGTTCAATAGTGGCAAATAG
- the mreD gene encoding rod shape-determining protein MreD, translated as MANSRANGRIWIWLSFLIALILQAAPWPGELEPFRPSWVVLVAFYWVLALPHRVNVGTALILGLLWDLMLGSTLGVRGLMMAVLCYIVALNFQVLRNLSLWQQALLVGLLTLGGKLVEFWAEYLVSVITFDPERLWAVLLNFLLWPWLFLLLRRMRRKLSIR; from the coding sequence GTGGCAAATAGTCGCGCTAACGGCCGAATTTGGATTTGGCTGTCGTTTCTGATTGCGCTGATCCTGCAGGCTGCCCCTTGGCCGGGGGAGCTGGAACCATTCCGCCCGTCATGGGTTGTCTTGGTCGCGTTTTACTGGGTCTTGGCCTTGCCGCACCGGGTGAACGTCGGGACGGCATTGATCCTCGGTTTGCTGTGGGATCTGATGCTCGGCTCGACCCTTGGGGTCAGGGGGCTGATGATGGCAGTGCTTTGCTATATTGTTGCGCTGAACTTCCAGGTGCTGCGTAATCTATCATTATGGCAGCAGGCTCTGCTGGTGGGGCTGCTGACATTGGGCGGTAAGCTGGTTGAGTTCTGGGCCGAATACCTGGTTTCGGTGATCACTTTTGATCCGGAGAGGTTGTGGGCCGTGCTACTTAACTTCTTGTTATGGCCATGGTTATTCCTGCTGTTGCGACGGATGCGTCGCAAGCTCTCAATTCGTTAA
- a CDS encoding Maf family protein, which yields MSTPQLYLASGSPRRKELLTQLGYQFERVVVDVEEQHQAGETPADYVQRLSVDKALAGVAEVGGKAPVLGADTIVVAGDRILEKPKDFDDAQQMLRLLSGTRHQVMTAVTVASEARRETRLVVTDVWFKTLSDKEIEDYWHSGEPQDKAGSYGIQGIGGKFVERIDGSYYAVVGLPLVETDIMVQDFLDLSI from the coding sequence ATGTCGACACCGCAACTGTATTTGGCCTCTGGCTCTCCGCGCCGTAAAGAACTTCTGACCCAGCTTGGCTACCAGTTTGAGCGGGTCGTGGTGGATGTTGAAGAGCAGCACCAGGCCGGTGAAACGCCCGCCGACTATGTCCAGCGCCTGTCGGTGGACAAGGCTTTGGCCGGAGTCGCGGAGGTCGGCGGCAAGGCACCCGTACTGGGGGCCGACACCATCGTGGTGGCGGGTGATCGTATCTTGGAAAAGCCCAAGGATTTTGACGATGCCCAGCAGATGCTGCGCCTGCTTTCCGGCACGCGCCATCAGGTGATGACGGCAGTGACCGTGGCCAGCGAAGCGCGCCGGGAAACACGTCTGGTGGTGACCGACGTGTGGTTCAAGACGCTGTCAGATAAAGAAATCGAAGACTACTGGCACAGTGGTGAGCCGCAGGACAAAGCAGGGAGCTACGGCATTCAGGGGATTGGCGGCAAGTTCGTCGAGCGTATCGATGGCAGTTATTATGCTGTGGTGGGGTTACCTTTGGTGGAAACCGACATCATGGTTCAAGACTTTTTAGATTTATCAATTTAG